From Thermodesulfovibrionia bacterium, one genomic window encodes:
- the tal gene encoding transaldolase, with amino-acid sequence MNKLDELAQIGQSIWLDNISRSMIESGRLQQEINKGLRGMTSNPSIFDKSISTSNDYDATMRELNTKGLSTFEIYDALTVRDVQDAADLFKPVYEKTNGLDGYVSLEINPDLAMNTHETIEEGRRLFQKVNRPNLMLKVPATDAGYEAVSELLGDGMNVNVTLIFSMGQYIKTADAYIEGLKRLSKKGGNMKNVHSVASVFVSRIDTAIDKMIDESADEKLKALRGRAAVSNSKLIFNKYGEIFSGAGFSALKLKGANVQRVLWGSTGSKDASYSDIKYVTELIGNPTVNTLPDNTFNAFLDHGIIEESLSKDVDDAQNTINALKGHGIDINDICLKLLDDGLVAFQQAFKSLLDAIEMKKKG; translated from the coding sequence GTGAATAAACTTGATGAACTGGCACAAATTGGACAGAGTATATGGCTTGATAATATCAGCCGTTCGATGATCGAAAGCGGCAGGCTTCAGCAGGAGATAAATAAGGGCCTCAGGGGAATGACCTCCAACCCCAGCATCTTTGACAAGTCAATCAGCACAAGCAATGATTATGACGCAACGATGAGGGAACTGAATACAAAAGGGCTTTCAACTTTTGAAATATATGACGCACTTACCGTAAGGGATGTTCAGGATGCGGCAGACCTGTTTAAACCTGTCTATGAAAAGACGAACGGGCTTGACGGTTATGTGAGTCTTGAAATAAATCCTGACCTTGCGATGAATACGCATGAGACCATTGAAGAGGGCAGAAGGCTCTTTCAAAAAGTTAACAGGCCGAACCTGATGCTAAAAGTACCGGCGACTGACGCAGGTTATGAAGCTGTTTCAGAACTATTGGGCGACGGAATGAATGTCAATGTCACTCTCATATTCTCAATGGGCCAGTATATAAAGACAGCGGATGCGTACATAGAAGGCCTGAAACGTTTATCAAAAAAAGGCGGCAATATGAAGAATGTCCATTCTGTTGCAAGCGTATTTGTAAGCAGGATAGATACTGCAATAGACAAGATGATAGATGAAAGTGCTGATGAAAAGCTCAAGGCATTAAGAGGCAGGGCAGCGGTCTCAAATTCAAAGTTGATATTTAATAAATACGGAGAGATATTCTCCGGAGCCGGCTTCAGCGCGCTCAAGCTAAAAGGCGCAAATGTGCAGCGGGTCTTATGGGGTTCAACAGGCTCAAAGGACGCTTCATACAGCGATATAAAATATGTGACAGAACTCATCGGAAACCCGACTGTCAACACTCTGCCTGATAATACATTCAACGCGTTTCTTGACCATGGCATAATAGAGGAATCCCTGAGCAAGGATGTTGATGACGCACAAAACACGATCAATGCGCTCAAAGGGCATGGCATTGATATAAATGATATCTGCCTTAAACTTCTTGATGACGGCCTGGTTGCCTTTCAACAAGCCTTTAAATCACTGTTGGATGCGATCGAGATGAAGAAGAAAGGTTAG
- the tkt gene encoding transketolase gives MDDLCINTIRTLSMDAVQKANSGHPGTPMAMAPVAYCLWQRFMNFDPENPLWLNRDRFVLSMGHASMLLYSILHLCSVKDVDKENKAIGRLSIELDDIKNFRQFGSRCAGHPEYGMAPGIETTTGPLGQGAAASVGMAVAGRWMANQFNRAGFELFDHNVYALCSDGDMMEGISSEAASIAGHLKLSNLCWIYDDNKITIEGITYLAFSEDAAARFVSYGWNVIRIEDANDLGAFEGALMIFRNTNDRPTMIIVNSHIAYGSPNKHDTSAAHGEPLGEEEIRLTKKNYGWPEDANFLVPDGVYEHFQSGIGKRGKELYNAWAEKFEDYSRQYPELAGQIDMMQHRKLPEGWDAGLPVFAPDPKGMATRVSSGKVLNAIAKNVPWLMGGSADLAPSTKTLLEFEDAGDLTPKNPGGRNMHFGIREHSMAAILNGMALSNIRPYGATFLIFSDYARPAIRLSAIMELPVIYIFTHDSISLGEDGPTHQPIEHLASLRAMPGLITIRPADANEVVEAWRVIMQLHAPAALALSRQSLPTLDRTKYAPASGLAKGAYILADADNASPDVILIGTGSEVSLCIEVYEELKAEGINARVVSMPSWELFERQEKGYRDSVLPPSVLARVAVEQASGFGWERYVGNDGHIIAMHSFGASAPDKDLRKWFGFTASNVISAAKAV, from the coding sequence ATGGACGATCTCTGCATAAATACGATCCGCACCTTATCCATGGATGCGGTGCAGAAGGCGAACTCCGGGCATCCCGGAACGCCGATGGCGATGGCTCCGGTTGCATACTGCCTATGGCAGCGTTTTATGAACTTCGATCCTGAAAATCCCCTATGGCTGAACCGCGACCGTTTTGTGCTTTCAATGGGACATGCTTCAATGCTGCTGTACTCTATCCTGCATCTGTGCAGTGTAAAAGATGTTGATAAAGAGAATAAGGCAATAGGCAGGCTCTCCATAGAGCTTGATGACATTAAAAACTTTCGGCAGTTTGGAAGCAGGTGCGCCGGACATCCTGAATACGGCATGGCTCCGGGCATTGAGACCACAACAGGCCCGCTCGGCCAGGGCGCAGCTGCAAGCGTCGGCATGGCTGTAGCAGGAAGATGGATGGCGAACCAGTTCAACCGCGCAGGCTTTGAACTCTTCGACCATAACGTCTACGCCCTCTGCAGCGACGGCGACATGATGGAAGGCATATCATCTGAGGCAGCCTCGATCGCCGGGCATCTTAAGCTTTCAAATCTCTGCTGGATATATGACGACAACAAGATAACGATAGAGGGAATAACCTATCTTGCGTTCAGTGAAGATGCCGCTGCCCGTTTTGTGAGCTACGGCTGGAATGTTATACGCATAGAGGATGCAAATGACCTCGGCGCGTTTGAAGGCGCGTTAATGATATTCAGAAATACGAATGACCGGCCCACCATGATCATTGTTAACAGCCATATTGCGTACGGATCACCTAATAAACACGATACCAGCGCTGCTCACGGCGAGCCTCTTGGCGAAGAAGAGATAAGGCTGACCAAAAAGAATTACGGCTGGCCTGAAGACGCTAACTTCCTTGTTCCGGATGGTGTGTATGAGCATTTTCAGTCCGGCATCGGTAAGCGCGGAAAAGAACTGTATAATGCATGGGCTGAGAAGTTTGAAGATTACAGCAGGCAATATCCCGAACTTGCCGGGCAGATAGATATGATGCAGCATCGCAAATTGCCCGAAGGCTGGGATGCCGGACTGCCTGTCTTCGCGCCCGATCCCAAAGGAATGGCTACAAGGGTATCTTCCGGCAAGGTTTTAAATGCGATAGCCAAAAATGTTCCTTGGCTAATGGGCGGTTCAGCTGATCTTGCGCCATCCACAAAGACATTGCTGGAGTTTGAAGATGCGGGTGATCTTACTCCCAAGAATCCAGGCGGCAGGAACATGCACTTCGGCATCCGCGAACATTCAATGGCTGCGATACTTAATGGCATGGCGCTCTCCAATATACGCCCATACGGCGCGACCTTTCTCATATTCAGCGACTACGCGCGACCTGCTATAAGGCTCAGCGCTATCATGGAACTTCCTGTCATATACATTTTTACACACGATTCAATAAGCCTGGGCGAAGACGGCCCGACTCATCAGCCAATTGAACACCTCGCCTCATTGCGCGCCATGCCCGGGCTTATAACGATACGCCCGGCTGATGCAAATGAAGTTGTTGAGGCATGGAGGGTAATTATGCAGCTGCATGCGCCTGCTGCTCTTGCCCTTTCAAGACAGTCTTTGCCGACGCTCGACAGGACGAAATACGCACCCGCTTCAGGACTGGCAAAAGGGGCTTATATTCTGGCTGACGCGGATAACGCAAGCCCGGATGTCATCCTTATCGGAACAGGCAGCGAAGTATCGCTCTGTATTGAAGTATATGAAGAACTTAAGGCAGAGGGGATCAATGCGCGTGTGGTGAGCATGCCTTCATGGGAGCTTTTTGAAAGGCAGGAGAAAGGATATCGTGACAGCGTACTGCCGCCTTCAGTCTTGGCGCGTGTTGCTGTTGAGCAGGCATCAGGCTTTGGATGGGAACGGTATGTTGGTAACGATGGGCATATTATCGCCATGCACTCTTTCGGTGCGTCCGCGCCTGACAAGGATCTCAGAAAATGGTTTGGATTTACCGCTTCCAATGTTATCTCTGCTGCAAAGGCTGTTTAA
- the pgl gene encoding 6-phosphogluconolactonase, with amino-acid sequence MNKEKDVLIFKDIEEISDFVIEKWLDISGQAIKDNARFNVALSGGKTPAALFRKIVKLKDSFQWDKTHIYLVDERFVPHSDPKSNFGMISESLLRHINISDSNIHPVFIEKDAGSSAARYEKDLISSFNLTGGALPRFDLILLGIGHDGHTASLFPETQALNEKEHLAAAVTLPDISKNMRVTITLPVINNSDNIFFMAAGADKASTIREIIENKDCRLPTAMVKPIRGKLFFLMDEGAGSLL; translated from the coding sequence ATGAATAAAGAGAAAGATGTTTTGATCTTTAAAGACATTGAAGAGATATCGGATTTTGTCATAGAGAAATGGCTTGATATTTCCGGGCAGGCTATAAAGGATAATGCGCGTTTTAATGTTGCGCTATCAGGAGGAAAGACCCCTGCCGCGCTCTTTAGAAAAATAGTAAAACTTAAAGATTCATTTCAATGGGATAAAACACATATCTATCTTGTAGATGAGCGATTTGTACCTCACAGCGACCCGAAGAGCAATTTTGGCATGATCAGCGAGAGCCTTCTCAGGCATATCAATATTTCGGACAGCAACATCCATCCTGTTTTTATAGAAAAAGATGCTGGATCATCAGCCGCACGATACGAAAAGGATTTGATCTCATCCTTCAATCTTACAGGCGGGGCTCTTCCACGGTTCGACCTGATCCTTCTCGGTATCGGCCATGACGGGCATACTGCTTCGCTATTTCCGGAAACTCAGGCGTTAAATGAAAAGGAACATCTTGCAGCGGCTGTTACGTTGCCTGACATATCAAAAAATATGCGGGTCACTATCACCTTGCCTGTGATCAATAATTCCGATAACATATTCTTCATGGCAGCAGGAGCAGATAAGGCAAGTACTATTAGGGAGATAATTGAAAACAAAGACTGCCGGTTGCCGACTGCCATGGTCAAACCGATAAGGGGCAAGCTATTCTTTTTAATGGATGAGGGCGCAGGCTCTCTTTTGTAG